CTTATGTATGGCAAATTCAAGGCAACATATGACCATAATCACGATTCATTCaggttcatttttttattttaatatttaccgtatatatatagagtggCTACAAATCCGGAATTATCAGTGAATTTAATGCTACTGGGAAATGTCAGGAAAGTTCGAAAAGTATCCGGGAATTTGCGAcagttacgaatttttgaatttttcaataagACACTAGTCATAAAAGCTAAGgaatacttgaaaaatttcaaatttttaagttattttccccatgatcctgaagttagcagagaataaaaaattttcgtattttttcgaaaaattaaatttaaagaaacaaaataaactaaaaatatacacacgaagaaaatttaaaaaactataagtgcaattcttaaaaaatgttgttttttttaatttgtcattttcatagaaatccaaaaattattagtcgttggttaacttcagtatcatattttatgatcttgaagttagcagacaattagtaattttctgattttttttcaccaaatcggtttcataaaaatgaaaactaaaaatatgcatatgtagaaaatataaaagactacacgtgcaatttttttaacgtagTGTCTAAAGATACTAGGAATAGCCTATCGTGTGGCACGTTATCATGCCGCACGCTTATCCCTTATTCTATCCCACCTATTTCTGTACACTTATCCAcgtcgtttttttaaatgtttttttttttataatttatcgtttttttttaaattcaaaaattgttagacgTCGGTTAAGTTCAGTATCATTTCATATTTTCCAAAGGCTGTAAGTCGAAGGAAAACGGTCgtacaacaaaaataaaaaagtcaaattgtagcttcaagtgtctagttttctagTCTGgtctttacatttttttattgtgcgCGGGCTGGAGTATTCCTAAGAAaaccatcgaaaaaaaaatttgcaaaatttttgctcgtcttaaaaacggtctGCGGgcctcaataatttttttcgatgattatcattaattttttattactccggaaccgggcataataaaaaaatttaaagaccagatcagaaaactaaacacttgaagctacaatttgtcttttttgttttagtCGTACGACCATACCTTCGAGTTACAATCTGGGGtaaatcacttaaaaatttgaaatttttttaaatcccttAAATTTTGTGACtgcattttgaatttattttaatcataaaatttcttattaaatatttaaacttacatatttttaacatcgaatGATCAAAAGTAGgccatattaatttattttattgacttttttttggtttctcTTATGATTTAATCATCAAATTTGATTATCgtcaatgaaaatataataaaactttgaatatcttaaagatacgaataaaatttctgaatcagggaaaattgtgaaaaacTTTACTAGAAAAACCGGGAAATAgggaattttaaaatcatttctttgtggccacctgtatatcataatatatattaataaactaattactttaattgtttataattacagaattgaatttttgctTTTACCAACGTTGATTCTCGCAGTGTTTATAAATCATGAATTTTCACCCTTAGAAATTCTTTGGACATTCAGTATTTATTTGGAATCCGTTGCTATTTTGCCGCAACTATTTTTGGTATCGAAAACTGGTGAGGCTGAAAGTATTACCAGTCATTATCTATTCGCATTGGGTTCATATCGTGGTCTCTATATATTCAATTGGGTTTATCGTTACTACGCTGAAAGTCACTATGATCTCATTGCAATTATTGCTGGTGTCGTTCAAACTGTACTGTACTGtgactttttttatctttacatTACCAAAGTActcaaaggaaaaaaattacagttacCTGCTTAGCCATTCAGTGAGTGAATTCGATcttatatatagaaatacaaaaagtttaaatataaacaacaacaaaaagtaataataataataatgataataatatcaataataattaacattgaTAGTAAGTCAGTGTGTTTGGTAAAtcacgataataataaaacaatcgGGTAAGCCAAGTTAAATTaagctaaatatttaaatagaagAGGATAAAACCCGTTAATCAAAGATGCTTGAGCGAGCgcacaaaatattatttaataataagtttattacaaaataaaaaaattaattggttTCATATTTGAACGAAATTATTTCTCATGTCATTTAAAttacttgtaaaaaaatttacagacttgagaaatatataaaataaaatgaaaaaataaatcatttgttattttttcatttacttttgtaatatttctcgctcattttaattttttcatatacatttttataacttaCTTCTACTCctcttcatttttaaaattaaatttataaatacaactttattttatttttttttattgtaaataacgaggctacaataattttacgattaaaattaataaatataaatcaattGTAATAATTCGCTTGAATCGTAAATGCCTCTAGAGGGTTAATAAAccatatatatgaatgtaaacttaattattaattaattaatatacacgAGAATTGTAAACGAacacataaattaatatttatgtgagctcgtattattattaagttgttataatagaatttttattaattaaataatgactacttataataataattataataaaaaaaaactctataaacaaaatatttattaccacGTTTTTATTAACTCGCTTTCATGTCTGTTGGGgtggaattttgtaattgacTTTAAAGTAACTTCTGATGAGCTAGAGACTTGAAATTTTGAGCATAGCTCAGAATTAGATGacaatgcaaaaaaatgaaaaaaaaagaagaaagatTGCGGGCAATGTACGACTTAAATTTCGGCCCGGGACAGTGCAACATTGACTCGCTTTCGTATTCGTTTGTTTGTCTGCTcggtacaaatttttataattaattcaaaactGACTTCTGggtgagttttatttttgaatgcaGCTCACAAGTAGATGACAGATAAACAAACAGAATacatcgatttttttattagtttccAACagattattgaataattgagcgtataaataaaaaaactatatatgaCATGTATGTATAacatacaattatatttaaacattaaaaatattctgcttctatagaaaataatttgtcgTGCTTAAAAATGTACGTATACTGGCTGTTTATAAGGttcaaatgttatttattattaagttaataatatttttttatttaattttatatattacagttgtaaaattttttatcaagtctTTAAAATCGATTGCGATATTTCACATACAAAATACTAAAAAGCAGAAAAtagttattgaaataaaaaaaaaatttttaatgtaccAGGTTTTTAAAACGgactaaatatataaaataatttctctgaGCCTCGTGAAGATTTAAAACCACATACAGAATCCGAACTTCTTACAGATAGTCTAGAAAATTTGTGATTGTGAATTTTTGAAAGCTATGAAAATACTTGTAAGACTTGAAACGAAAAACGTGCGGCGCATGCAACAGATAATTGATGCAGTAATAGTTCAACTAACAATTTTATCGCACTGCAAATGATATGAACCGACGTGTAAGTTTTCTCAGTGATAAGTCGTCTCTACACTTCTTACAGTTATGTATTGCATGCACCCACGTTTTTCGCTTGAAATCTTACAAGTATTTTCAtagctattaaaaattcacaatcataaattttcaagacTATCTGTAAAAAGTTTGGAATTTGTATGTGGTTTTAAATCTTCATGAGGCccagagaaattattttatactttctaGTCCGTTTTAAAAACTTGGTATAttagaaatctttttttatttcaataattattttacattaacTACAACGAGATAGAACATATTTAGGTAAATCTGTAATATGAACAGACTCAGCTAATGTTGTTAATTGATTCCACACTTTAATTATACCATTTTCCAGACTTTTATCATCAACAGTAACAACTAAAGGCACTTGAAAACTTTCAATACCTTTTAAACTTGTCGAAACTATTGTTTCAACACCTTTTGActttaacaaattatttaaatacaacaTAAATCGTCTTTTTTTCTCAGACAATAAGTCTGATGATTCATCGGACCTTGACGGTATATGAAAACCGACTTTGTAAGGCGATAATTTAGGATTAAGTTTCAACTGACATTCTTCTGATAATAAATTGTATGCATCACAGATAAGTGCTAGAGAACCCCAGTCTAAAGATGCTTTATGCTCAATTATATGAACATCCGGATTCATTTCaatctaagaaaaaaaattttaatgtaacaatattttaaattcaaaaggGTGGCCACAAAGCGGGAATTTCGGGAATTATCAGGGAATTCATTGCAACTGGGAAATATCATgaaaatgtcagggaatttcgaaaagtatccGGGAATTTAATTGCAacagtttcaaaattttttaattttcaacggATTGTTACTCGAAGGTATGGTCAcacaacaaaaacaaaaaagacaaattgtaacttcaagtgtctagttttctgatctgatCTTGAAATTCTTTACTATGCACGGTCccggagtaatcctaagaaaaccatcgaaaaaaaaattttcaaaattttcgctCGTTTTAAAAACAGTCTCtgggcttcaataaatttttttcgataattatgattgattttttattactccggaaccggggataataaaaaaatttaaagaccagatcagaaaactagacacttaaagctacaatttgtcttttttgtttttgttgtatGACCATACCTTCGAGTTACAGCCTGGAgaaaatcacttaaaaatttgaaattttttcaatatcctttaatttttgtgactgtgtattttaaatttattttaatcataaaatttcttgttaaatatttaaacttacatatttttagcatcgaataatcaaaagtaggccatattaatttatgttattgacttttttttgtttctcttatgatttaatcatcacatttaattattgataatgaaaatataataaaattttgaatatcttaatgattcgaataaaatttctgaatcagggaaaaatgtgaaacCTTTACTAGAAAAACCGGGAAAtagggaattttgaaatcatttctttgtggccATCCTGTTTAATACTCGTGAAtgttttttactcaacatttgtTTAcctgattattaaatttttttacgtcctTCTGATGTGAAATCGTTTCGATGACAATGGGTCCAAATGAAAAATCAACGACTATCTCAGTACTatccttatttttatttatttttttcgaatctgTAAATTTAAACCTCGACGGTTCCCGAGAAAATTTTCGCCACCATACTTTGCGTTCACGCTGCGTTTTATGATACAATTCTTTGCCTTCATTTGTGTCTGTAATGATCGTTACTGTACCAGTTCTATGTGTATTTAATTTCGGATATGCGTTTATAATTTCGCTGTTCCatgaattttttgattccTCAATCGTAGCAACACCTAAAGGTTTTTCTTCAATGCCCAGagtctttaaattttcaagtgtTTCGCAAATTTTATCAGGTGACGTTAAAAAAACGTTGTAAGGCGGCATTATGATGCTGCTacgaaaccaaaaattttccaaattacGACGTAATAATTTACCTTGAGGTCCAAACACGAATCCTTTATCAAGACTCAGAAAATTA
This sequence is a window from Microplitis mediator isolate UGA2020A chromosome 3, iyMicMedi2.1, whole genome shotgun sequence. Protein-coding genes within it:
- the LOC130665049 gene encoding DNA polymerase subunit gamma-2, mitochondrial; protein product: MTVDKILKNLGSNFLSLDKGFVFGPQGKLLRRNLENFWFRSSIIMPPYNVFLTSPDKICETLENLKTLGIEEKPLGVATIEESKNSWNSEIINAYPKLNTHRTGTVTIITDTNEGKELYHKTQRERKVWWRKFSREPSRFKFTDSKKINKNKDSTEIVVDFSFGPIVIETISHQKDVKKFNNQIEMNPDVHIIEHKASLDWGSLALICDAYNLLSEECQLKLNPKLSPYKVGFHIPSRSDESSDLLSEKKRRFMLYLNNLLKSKGVETIVSTSLKGIESFQVPLVVTVDDKSLENGIIKVWNQLTTLAESVHITDLPKYVLSRCS
- the LOC130665050 gene encoding ER lumen protein-retaining receptor, with the translated sequence MNIFRLLGDLSHLLAIIILLLKIWNTRSCAGISGKSQILFAIVYTSRYLDLVTTYISAYNTFMKVIFIAASYATIFLMYGKFKATYDHNHDSFRIEFLLLPTLILAVFINHEFSPLEILWTFSIYLESVAILPQLFLVSKTGEAESITSHYLFALGSYRGLYIFNWVYRYYAESHYDLIAIIAGVVQTVLYCDFFYLYITKVLKGKKLQLPA